From one Solanum stenotomum isolate F172 chromosome 12, ASM1918654v1, whole genome shotgun sequence genomic stretch:
- the LOC125849104 gene encoding uncharacterized protein LOC125849104 isoform X3: protein MAAAKSKSWKRQFDLYMYVTSAVMNKKGLAILMRTKMRPLSPTFASSKSKLNQMQTSQLEGDKVSSQDASLIPEREFSQVRESMHSAMSTNKTEIVDVALDEFSEGYFFLSPENRYKMLLSLAKEYDLNRTQVRELMKQHLDLQLPSDKAEDSGHDEEGSLSAFYRIERNLRQALKPIDVNIASLRALDSHLKEKLITWLSPANLELHNITWDDPASLLEKIVAYEAVHPISNLIDLKRRLGIGRRCFGYFHPAIPGEPLIFIEVALMKDVAATIQEVLWDNPPISEHEASCAIFYSISSTQPGLSGINLGKLLIKRVVDVVKKDMPNICVFATLSPIPGYRQWMLSKLASSEMTGSAFKEILLRPDEEKALMDASGGSDLGSSGIEVMWNVLTSKNHEWTNSPNLVSALRTPMMRLCARYLMKEKKRGKALDSVANFHLQNGAMIGRLNWMADRSQKGLTQSAGIMVNYIYRLDNIEDSAQAYQNEGHIESSSDFRSYIEDDNGEKAD from the exons ATGGCAGCTGCTAAGTCCAAATCATGGAAGAGACAAtttgatttgtatatgtatgttACCAGTGCAGTGATGAACAAGAAAGGTCTCGCCATTCTTATGCGAACCAAAATGCGACCTCTTTCCCCTACCTTTGCCTCT AGCAAGAGCAAATTGAATCAAATGCAAACCTCTCAACTGGAAGGTGATAAAGTTTCTTCTCAGGATGCTTCACTTATTCCAGAAAG agAGTTTAGCCAAGTACGGGAGTCAATGCACTCAGCCATGTCGACAAACAAGACAGAAATTGTGGATGTTGCTCTGGATGAATTTTCAGAG GGATACTTTTTCCTTTCCCCAGAAAATCGTTATAAGATGCTTCTTTCACTAGCCAAAGAGTATGATCTCAATCGGACCCAAGTTCGCGAGTTAATGAAGCAGCATCTTGATCTTCAGCTACCAAGTG ATAAGGCTGAAGATAGTGGTCATGATGAAGAAGGATCATTATCAGCTTTCTACAGGATTGAGCGGAACTTGAGGCAGGCGCTCAAGCCTAT AGACGTAAATATAGCATCTCTGCGAGCATTGGATTCCCACCTAAAGGAGAAACTGATTACATGGCTTAGTCCTGCTAATTTGGAGCTTCACAACATTACATGGGATGATCCTGCGTCTTTGTTGGAAAAAATTGTTGCATATGAg GCTGTGCATCCAATAAGCAATCTTATAGATCTGAAAAGAAGGCTAGGAATAGGTCGCCGCTGCTTTGGGTACTTCCATCCAGCAATACCTG GTGAACCACTTATTTTTATTGAAGTCGCACTTATGAAGGATGTGGCAGCAACCATACAG GAGGTCCTATGGGACAATCCACCAATTTCTGAACATGAGGCTTCTTGTGCAATTTTTTACTCTATTTCGTCAACTCAG CCTGGCTTATCAGGGATCAACCTGGGGAAGTTGCTCATCAAACGTGTGGTTGATGTGGTGAAAAAAGATATGCCCAATATCTGT GTATTCGCTACTCTTAGTCCTATCCCTGGTTATAGGCAATGGATGTTATCAAAGTTGGCTTCATCAGAGATGACTGGTTCTGCCTTCAAAGAAATTTTGCTTAGACCGGATGAAGAAAAGGCACTTATGGATGCATCAGG AGGTTCTGACTTGGGAAGCAGTGGTATTGAAGTAATGTGGAACGTATTGACATCAAAAAACCATGAATGGACCAATTCACCTAATCTGGTATCTGCGTTGAGAACCCCTATGATGCGACTTTGTGCCAG GTaccttatgaaagaaaaaaagagaggaaaagcTCTAGATTCGGTTGCAAATTTCCACTTACAAAATGGAGCA ATGATCGGAAGGCTAAACTGGATGGCTGATCGGTCACAAAAGGGCCTTACTCAAAGTGCAGGCATAATGGTAAATTACATCTACAG GTTGGACAACATTGAAGATAGTGCTCAGGCATATCAGAATGAAGGACACATCGAATCTTCTTCTGATTTCAGAAGCTACATTGAG GATGATAATGGAGAAAAGGCAGATtag
- the LOC125849104 gene encoding uncharacterized protein LOC125849104 isoform X2, whose product MAAAKSKSWKRQFDLYMYVTSAVMNKKGLAILMRTKMRPLSPTFASSKSKLNQMQTSQLEGDKVSSQDASLIPEREFSQVRESMHSAMSTNKTEIVDVALDEFSEGYFFLSPENRYKMLLSLAKEYDLNRTQVRELMKQHLDLQLPSDKAEDSGHDEEGSLSAFYRIERNLRQALKPMYEVLFERLNTHPGGLKFLSDIRADILCLLGDVNIASLRALDSHLKEKLITWLSPANLELHNITWDDPASLLEKIVAYEAVHPISNLIDLKRRLGIGRRCFGYFHPAIPGEPLIFIEVALMKDVAATIQEVLWDNPPISEHEASCAIFYSISSTQPGLSGINLGKLLIKRVVDVVKKDMPNICVFATLSPIPGYRQWMLSKLASSEMTGSAFKEILLRPDEEKALMDASGGSDLGSSGIEVMWNVLTSKNHEWTNSPNLVSALRTPMMRLCARYLMKEKKRGKALDSVANFHLQNGAMIGRLNWMADRSQKGLTQSAGIMVNYIYRLDNIEDSAQAYQNEGHIESSSDFRSYIEDDNGEKAD is encoded by the exons ATGGCAGCTGCTAAGTCCAAATCATGGAAGAGACAAtttgatttgtatatgtatgttACCAGTGCAGTGATGAACAAGAAAGGTCTCGCCATTCTTATGCGAACCAAAATGCGACCTCTTTCCCCTACCTTTGCCTCT AGCAAGAGCAAATTGAATCAAATGCAAACCTCTCAACTGGAAGGTGATAAAGTTTCTTCTCAGGATGCTTCACTTATTCCAGAAAG agAGTTTAGCCAAGTACGGGAGTCAATGCACTCAGCCATGTCGACAAACAAGACAGAAATTGTGGATGTTGCTCTGGATGAATTTTCAGAG GGATACTTTTTCCTTTCCCCAGAAAATCGTTATAAGATGCTTCTTTCACTAGCCAAAGAGTATGATCTCAATCGGACCCAAGTTCGCGAGTTAATGAAGCAGCATCTTGATCTTCAGCTACCAAGTG ATAAGGCTGAAGATAGTGGTCATGATGAAGAAGGATCATTATCAGCTTTCTACAGGATTGAGCGGAACTTGAGGCAGGCGCTCAAGCCTATGTATGAAGTTCTTTTTGAGCGTCTCAATACACATCCTGGGGGATTGAAGTTCCTGTCTGATATTCGAGCTGATATTCTTTGTCTTCTCGG AGACGTAAATATAGCATCTCTGCGAGCATTGGATTCCCACCTAAAGGAGAAACTGATTACATGGCTTAGTCCTGCTAATTTGGAGCTTCACAACATTACATGGGATGATCCTGCGTCTTTGTTGGAAAAAATTGTTGCATATGAg GCTGTGCATCCAATAAGCAATCTTATAGATCTGAAAAGAAGGCTAGGAATAGGTCGCCGCTGCTTTGGGTACTTCCATCCAGCAATACCTG GTGAACCACTTATTTTTATTGAAGTCGCACTTATGAAGGATGTGGCAGCAACCATACAG GAGGTCCTATGGGACAATCCACCAATTTCTGAACATGAGGCTTCTTGTGCAATTTTTTACTCTATTTCGTCAACTCAG CCTGGCTTATCAGGGATCAACCTGGGGAAGTTGCTCATCAAACGTGTGGTTGATGTGGTGAAAAAAGATATGCCCAATATCTGT GTATTCGCTACTCTTAGTCCTATCCCTGGTTATAGGCAATGGATGTTATCAAAGTTGGCTTCATCAGAGATGACTGGTTCTGCCTTCAAAGAAATTTTGCTTAGACCGGATGAAGAAAAGGCACTTATGGATGCATCAGG AGGTTCTGACTTGGGAAGCAGTGGTATTGAAGTAATGTGGAACGTATTGACATCAAAAAACCATGAATGGACCAATTCACCTAATCTGGTATCTGCGTTGAGAACCCCTATGATGCGACTTTGTGCCAG GTaccttatgaaagaaaaaaagagaggaaaagcTCTAGATTCGGTTGCAAATTTCCACTTACAAAATGGAGCA ATGATCGGAAGGCTAAACTGGATGGCTGATCGGTCACAAAAGGGCCTTACTCAAAGTGCAGGCATAATGGTAAATTACATCTACAG GTTGGACAACATTGAAGATAGTGCTCAGGCATATCAGAATGAAGGACACATCGAATCTTCTTCTGATTTCAGAAGCTACATTGAG GATGATAATGGAGAAAAGGCAGATtag